The nucleotide sequence AACGATAACCCCGGCAGGTTTTAGTCCGGCCAAACGGGCAAAATCAATGGCGGCTTCGGTATGTCCCGTTCTTCTTAATACCCCCCCTTCTTTAGCTACCAAAGGAAATATATGCCCAGGCCTACCCAAATCATGGGCCTTAATACTTAAATCTGTTAACGCTTTAACGGTACTCGCACGATCTGCGGCAGAAATGCCCGTGGTAACACCATGGCCCCTTAAATCTACAGAAACTGTGAACGCGGTTTCCATAGGATCAGTATTATTGTGCACCATCATATGCAGACCCAGTTCTTTACATCTACCTTCGGTAAGTGGTGCACAGATAAGTCCTCTACCATGGGTAGCCATAAAGTTGATCAACTCTGGTGTAGCCAATTCTGCGGCTGCCAAGAAATCTCCTTCATTTTCCCTATTTTCATCATCCACTACAATAATTACCTTACCCTTCCTTATATCCTCAATAGCCTCTTCAATGGTATTTAGCGTAATGGTCTTTTCAACTTTTGTTGTCATGTTACAGCAATTTTTTCTTTCTTCTTAAATACGCTCTTAAAATAATCCAAAATACTCCCAAAGGACATTAACCCCTTGTCCGCCGTTGCCCTTCTAGTTAGGAAAACACCTAAAGGTAACATTATAAATGTAGAAAGCCATGCCCCTATAATTGGATTTATATTCCCCTCCTTGGCATAATTTCCGGCAAATACCCCAATAAAATAATAAGTTAGGAACAGAATAATTGCAATAACCATAGGCAAACCTAAACCACCTTTTCTGATGATGGCACCCAAAGGGGCCCCAACAAAAAACAAAATAATACAGGATAATGCCAATGCGTATTTTTTGTGGAGCGACAAAATATGAAGACGATATATCTTGTATTTTATTTGAAGCTCATTTTTCTTTCCTTGAATACTTGTTATAATATTGGAAGTAGCACTTTTTGCAGAGCTTAAAATCTGTGTCTGGTGCCATGAGGGATAGAGAGCCAATATACTATCTGTACCCATCTTGGTTCCCAAAGAATCCATTTCTTTCTTTTTTTTATCGATTGTAATTTGGGCTAACGAATCTGGTTTTTTCAGGGGCACGAAAGCGCCCATTCTTCCTACGATATTCTTGGAAAAAGCAGTTACCAATTTTACATTGTCTTCCTTTAGAGAGTCTATATCTTTGGTTAAGCGGGAAATGTTTTTCATCTTATCCGTACTTACATCCCGCTCCTCATCCAAGTCAACATCGTTAAGATCTGAAAGATCCTTGTTAATGGTATAAGTCTTAAAATTGGCCTTGGTAAATGGATTTTTCTTCTTCTCCTTGTTATTTTTAGTGCTTACATCCCAGTAATAATGCCCTTCCTTTAATACCAACTGCAAAATATCCGAGTCCTCACTACTGATAAGCTCACCTGATTTGGCCTTGATTACTGTGGTATTGACCTTTGTTTTGGATTTTTCATGAATGATGACATTTTCCAAGAACCTATCATTTTCCCCATACTTACGATCCACCTTCATGTTCATTTCCGTACCTTCCAAATCACTAAAAACTCCCTCAGAAATAATCGCCGCAGGTTTAACCTTGGCAATATTCCTTCTTAGATTATATATTTTTTGTTCGGAAATAGGAATAATGTTATTGGCAAAATAAAAAGTGACCCCACCTAGAAATGTAACAAAAACAATAAGAGGCAACATGGCCCTTTGTAAGGAAATACCAGAGGCCTTCATGGCCGCAAATTCATAATTTTCCGCAAACGAACCAAAAGTAAGTATGGAAGAAAGTAATACGGTCAAGGGAATTACCCGTTCCATTAGGTTGGGCATAAGGTAAAACAGGAATTTTCCTATTATGAAAATGTCCAGGCCCTTACCTGCAAAATCATCAATAAACAACCATATCGTTTGAAATACGAAGATAAACATCAGTATTACGAACGAACTGAGAAAATTAAAAAGGAACCTCGATAATATATATCGGTCTAGAATTCTCAATGTCTAATTTCTTATGATGTAATACCCATCATTTTTATACTTGTTCTCGTCAAAAGTAAATAAGGTTTTGGACAAGGGCTGGTCTATTTTAAAAGAATTAACAGTAATCGTCGTTTTTGTACCGTTTTTTCCCGTTTCAATAAGCTTGTAGATATGTTTGGTCTCCACATCTATGCCCAACAAAATAGATTTGATTTCTGAGTTGGTATCAATTGGTGTCAACTTCACAAACTGTATTTTTCTTCCCTGGATATTTTGCAAAATGTCCCAGTCATAGTTATGCCCCTGCTTGTAAAATGTAAGCATTTTAGATGGTGTAATGGTGTTTTCATCATCCAATTTCTCTTCAATGGTCACCTCTTCATTTTCTGGAACAACGGTATATACCTTTTTACCGTCATACATTTGCTTGGAACCCAAATAATTGAATAAATACTTATCTCCCTGCATGGTTACATCCCCTCTCGTTTCTGTATTTATATTGGCCTCCTCGTTATTGAGACTGTATTTAAAGTCTACAAAAATATTGTCATAACTTTTTACTTTATTATACACTTCATCCAACAAAGTTTTGGCCTTTGCCGAGTTTTGGGCCATAGATATTGAAGTAGATAATACCAATAATATAATAGATAATTTAATTTTCATTTTCTTCCATTTAAATTTTTAACATGTCACCTATGCACTTTCATTGCTCAATAGTTGATCCAAGGCATAAATATCAGGTACTAGGACCTGACGAGCCTTGCTACCTTCAAAAGGACCAACAATACCTGCTGCTTCCAACTGATCTATAATTCTCCCGGCCCTATTGTATCCCAATTTCAACTTGCGTTGTATCAAGGAGGCCGAACCCTGTTGGGCAATTACAATAACTTCGGCTGCTTCCCTAAACATGGCATCCCGATCGGAAATATTATAATCAATACTTGTGCCAGAATCATCATTTCCCAAGTATTCAGGAAGTAGATGCGCATCTGGATAGGCCCTTTGGGAACCAATAAATTCAGTAATCTTAGCAACCTCCGGCGTGTCAACAAAGGCACATTGAATTCTGGTAACATCATTTCCCTGTGTAAACAACATATCCCCACGTCCTATCAATTGATCGGCCCCCTGGGTATCCAGAATGGTTCTTGAATCTATTTTTGAGGTAACCCTAAAAGCTATCCTAGCCGGGAAGTTGGCTTTTATGATCCCTGTAATTACGTTAACCGAAGGTCTTTGGGTTGCAATGATCAAGTGTATCCCAATAGCCCTGGCCAACTGTGCCAATCTGGCAATAGGGGTTTCCACTTCCTTACCCGCGGTCATAATAAGATCTGCAAACTCATCAATTACCAATACAATATAAGGCAAGAACATGTGTCCGTCATTAGGGTTCAGTTTACGCGCCTTGAACTTGGCGTTGTATTCCTTGATATTACGAACCATGGCCACCTTTAACAACTCGTAACGGTTGTCCATTTCAATACAAAGCGAATTTAAGGTATTGATTACCTTATTGTTATCCGTAATAATAGCCTCCTCAGAATCCGGTAATTTGGCCAGATAATGTCTTTCAATCTTATTGAACAACGTAAGTTCTACCTTTTTGGGGTCTATAAGAACAAACTTCACCTCTGCAGGATGCTTCTTATAGAGCAAAGAGGTCAATACTGCATTTAGACCAACAGATTTCCCTTGCCCGGTAGCCCCTGCCATCAGCAAATGGGGCATTTTAGCCAAATCTACCACAAAGGTTTCATTGCTAATGGTTTTTCCAAAGGCAATGGGCAACTGCATTTCTGCCTTCTGAAATTTACTGGAGGCAATAACGGAACGCATGGATACGATGGTGGCATTTTTATTGGGCACTTCTATACCAATGGTTCCCTTTCCAGGTATAGGAGCTATAATCCTTATGCCAAGTGCCGCCAAGGACAGGGCAATATCATCCTCAAGGTTTTTGATTTTTGAAATTCGCACCCCTGCATCAGGTACAATCTCATATAGCGTAACCGTTGGTCCAATAGTAGCCTTAATCTGTGCTATACCAATCTTATAGTTCTTTAAGGTCTCAACAATTTTATTCTTATTTTCTTCCAGTTCCTCCTGGTTAATGGTAATGCCACCGCTGGCACCATGCTGATCCAAAAGATCCAATGGAGGGAATTTAAAATTGCCCAATTCCAGGGTAGGGTCAAATTCACCAAAATCCTCCACCAACTTGTCGGAAATATTGTCGGACTCCTCTTTCTCTTCTTTGATTTTTTCCACTTCCATGGCAATAGTATCCTCTTCTACACCCACCTTTACTTCAAATTCCTCCTCATCATCTTCTTTTGCCAAAACGGGAATATCTTTCTTATGGGTGTAGGTATCTATTACCACGGGGGTTTCTTCCTTTTCCTTGGTATATAAAATATCGTTCTCCCTGTCGCTGTCATCAACCTTGACCGACTTACCATTTTTAAATTCGTTAGCCAAAGATTTTCCTTTATCGTTTAAATAGGCAACTGCCTTGTCCGGGGAAAATTGGAACAACCTTACCAAAATAACTATCAGACCAAAAAGTAGTAAGAGAAAGACTCCAACTTTCCCTCCATAATCTTGTAGAAAATCGTTCATCTCGTACCCAACCATACCGCCCAACAACGGTTGTCCCGACGCAAAGAAGCCAAGGGCAACGGAGAACCAAATTATAAAAACCAAGCCCCATATCCATTTACGAAGCAGCCCTTGTTTCTGCATGCTCAAAAATAGGTACAGCCCCGTTATAAATAGTAAAAAGGTAAATATGATGGAAGAAACGCCAAATCCTTTATAGAGCACAAAATGACTTACGTTGGCTCCAAATTTATTCAATAAATTTCTGGCCTGTTCATTCCTGTTTGCAAATTCTGTCAGCAAGCTTTGATCTTCCTGCCAGGTAAAATAAAAGGAGACAAAGGAAAAGAATAAGGCAATACTTAAAAGCATTAACAACCCCCCAAAAATTATTTTGTTCTGTTGCGATAATTTTAAGGAAAAGCCTTTTTTATTGGGTGTTGACTTTGGTTTTTTTACCTTTTTTGCCATTAAATCTTAAATTCTGGTGGCTAAATTACAAATTTACTTATGAACTCATCAGAACTTTTCCTATTGAAATAGCATTTTACGGAAACTCTGTACAAGCTAGATTGGGATTCTGGAAAAACTAATAGTCTTTAAAAGATTTTGGGAATATAGATGATAAGGCCAATAATGGATGCAGCAATGGATACCAACATAACGGCACCGGCAGAGACATCCTTAATAAACCCGATTTTTTCATCAAATTCGGGTTGCACAAAATCTGCTATTTTCTCCACGGCTGTGTTTAACCCCTCTATTCCCAGGACCAATCCAATAGCCAAAATTTGAAGAATCCATTCGGTATTGGAAATTTCAAAATAGAATCCAGCAGCAGTCATCACCAAAGTAATAAAAACCTGAATCTTGATACTGGATTCCGTTCTTATTAAGAGTAAAGCTCCCTTTATTGCGAAACCTACGCTCTTAATGCGATTCACCAAAAAGCTTTCCTTAGGCATCCATCAATACTTCTAAGGCCGCCTTGTAATTGGGCTCATCAACGATTTCCCCAACCTGCTCCGTATAGATAACCTTTCCTTCTTCATCCAATACCACCACCGCTCTGGAGTGCAGGGATTTTAATGGACCGTCAACAAATTCCAAACCAAAGGCCTTTCCGAAGTTACCGTCCCTGAAATCGGACAACATTTCCACGTTTGCTATTCCTTCTGCACCACAAAAACGACCTTGGGCAAAGGGAAGGTCTTTGGAAACACATAAGACCTTAGTGTTTTTCAATTCGGTAGCTTCCTTATTAAATTGTCTTACAGATTGTGCACATGTTCCAGTATCTACACTGGGAAAAATATTTAATACCACTTTTGCACCTTTGTAATCGTCCAATTGTATATTGGACAAATCTCCCTTGGTCAAAGAAAATCCAGGGGCTTTACTTCCTGGTTCAGGTAGTGCGCCAATAGTGTTTATAGGATTTCCTTTAAGTGTTACTGTAGCCATAATTAATTTTTTAAATTTTGCGTGAAAATAAAAAATATATGCTTGATAAATAAGGAATATAGGATAAAAAGTAGGACAATAATTAGACTTGCTTAATTACATAAATAATTAAAATACCCCTATCCTATGTAGTAACATAAAAATAGAGGTATTTGCCTTTATTGGGATTTGAATCCTACACCAATTATTTGTCTATAGAACCAACGACCCTTTGCATAAATTCGTTCAAAGCCTCTTTTTGGGGCTTACCTTCCTTTATGGATTTTTGTACCTCCAAGGCTCCGTACAGATTGGAAATCAGTTCACCAATAACATCCAATTCCTCATCCTTTAATGAAGAGACTTCGGTAATGGACTCCAAGGTTTCTATTGTTTCCAATACATAATCCTCATCGTTTTCCGCTATAAAGCCGGTAAGATGTTTAATTACTGGTAACTTCACTGATCAATTCCTTTAAAACTTCATACTTATTGGTCTGTACCTGATTCTTGAATTCGCCATCGCTAAAAATGGCAAAAGTGGGAAGGTTGTCCACATTGGCCAACTTTCTGGATTCAGGAAATTTCTCTGCATCTGCAAGAACAAAGGTGATATCCTCATTAACGGAGGC is from Arenibacter algicola and encodes:
- a CDS encoding LptF/LptG family permease, with protein sequence MFIFVFQTIWLFIDDFAGKGLDIFIIGKFLFYLMPNLMERVIPLTVLLSSILTFGSFAENYEFAAMKASGISLQRAMLPLIVFVTFLGGVTFYFANNIIPISEQKIYNLRRNIAKVKPAAIISEGVFSDLEGTEMNMKVDRKYGENDRFLENVIIHEKSKTKVNTTVIKAKSGELISSEDSDILQLVLKEGHYYWDVSTKNNKEKKKNPFTKANFKTYTINKDLSDLNDVDLDEERDVSTDKMKNISRLTKDIDSLKEDNVKLVTAFSKNIVGRMGAFVPLKKPDSLAQITIDKKKKEMDSLGTKMGTDSILALYPSWHQTQILSSAKSATSNIITSIQGKKNELQIKYKIYRLHILSLHKKYALALSCIILFFVGAPLGAIIRKGGLGLPMVIAIILFLTYYFIGVFAGNYAKEGNINPIIGAWLSTFIMLPLGVFLTRRATADKGLMSFGSILDYFKSVFKKKEKIAVT
- a CDS encoding LolA family protein — protein: MKIKLSIILLVLSTSISMAQNSAKAKTLLDEVYNKVKSYDNIFVDFKYSLNNEEANINTETRGDVTMQGDKYLFNYLGSKQMYDGKKVYTVVPENEEVTIEEKLDDENTITPSKMLTFYKQGHNYDWDILQNIQGRKIQFVKLTPIDTNSEIKSILLGIDVETKHIYKLIETGKNGTKTTITVNSFKIDQPLSKTLFTFDENKYKNDGYYIIRN
- a CDS encoding FtsK/SpoIIIE family DNA translocase, with the translated sequence MAKKVKKPKSTPNKKGFSLKLSQQNKIIFGGLLMLLSIALFFSFVSFYFTWQEDQSLLTEFANRNEQARNLLNKFGANVSHFVLYKGFGVSSIIFTFLLFITGLYLFLSMQKQGLLRKWIWGLVFIIWFSVALGFFASGQPLLGGMVGYEMNDFLQDYGGKVGVFLLLLFGLIVILVRLFQFSPDKAVAYLNDKGKSLANEFKNGKSVKVDDSDRENDILYTKEKEETPVVIDTYTHKKDIPVLAKEDDEEEFEVKVGVEEDTIAMEVEKIKEEKEESDNISDKLVEDFGEFDPTLELGNFKFPPLDLLDQHGASGGITINQEELEENKNKIVETLKNYKIGIAQIKATIGPTVTLYEIVPDAGVRISKIKNLEDDIALSLAALGIRIIAPIPGKGTIGIEVPNKNATIVSMRSVIASSKFQKAEMQLPIAFGKTISNETFVVDLAKMPHLLMAGATGQGKSVGLNAVLTSLLYKKHPAEVKFVLIDPKKVELTLFNKIERHYLAKLPDSEEAIITDNNKVINTLNSLCIEMDNRYELLKVAMVRNIKEYNAKFKARKLNPNDGHMFLPYIVLVIDEFADLIMTAGKEVETPIARLAQLARAIGIHLIIATQRPSVNVITGIIKANFPARIAFRVTSKIDSRTILDTQGADQLIGRGDMLFTQGNDVTRIQCAFVDTPEVAKITEFIGSQRAYPDAHLLPEYLGNDDSGTSIDYNISDRDAMFREAAEVIVIAQQGSASLIQRKLKLGYNRAGRIIDQLEAAGIVGPFEGSKARQVLVPDIYALDQLLSNESA
- a CDS encoding diacylglycerol kinase, which codes for MPKESFLVNRIKSVGFAIKGALLLIRTESSIKIQVFITLVMTAAGFYFEISNTEWILQILAIGLVLGIEGLNTAVEKIADFVQPEFDEKIGFIKDVSAGAVMLVSIAASIIGLIIYIPKIF
- the tpx gene encoding thiol peroxidase encodes the protein MATVTLKGNPINTIGALPEPGSKAPGFSLTKGDLSNIQLDDYKGAKVVLNIFPSVDTGTCAQSVRQFNKEATELKNTKVLCVSKDLPFAQGRFCGAEGIANVEMLSDFRDGNFGKAFGLEFVDGPLKSLHSRAVVVLDEEGKVIYTEQVGEIVDEPNYKAALEVLMDA
- a CDS encoding DUF6952 family protein, with the protein product MKLPVIKHLTGFIAENDEDYVLETIETLESITEVSSLKDEELDVIGELISNLYGALEVQKSIKEGKPQKEALNEFMQRVVGSIDK
- a CDS encoding thioredoxin family protein, with product MIVELENDNLKEIIDQNKNVVVQYSATWCGNCRIMKPKFKKEASVNEDITFVLADAEKFPESRKLANVDNLPTFAIFSDGEFKNQVQTNKYEVLKELISEVTSN